In Hwangdonia lutea, a single window of DNA contains:
- a CDS encoding acetyltransferase, producing the protein MKTFNKQNIVIIGASGHAKVIIDIIEKLNHFTIVGLIDSYKPIGTQIFDYMVLGRKEDVPLLKKTYNFNKGIIAIGDNWARKINYEKLTTIDPDFEFISAVHPNAIIGKNVSIGMGAVILAGVIINSDAIVGDFCIINTKASLGHDSQIKKYSSLGPNATVGGHVSIKTCTYIAMSATIIQSIKIGKHSIVGSGALIVRDVPDFNMVYGVPGKFIRKVAKAEKYFYHKNNTNT; encoded by the coding sequence TTGAAGACTTTTAATAAACAGAATATTGTAATTATTGGCGCATCTGGACATGCCAAAGTTATCATAGATATAATTGAAAAATTAAACCATTTTACTATTGTTGGTTTAATCGATTCCTATAAACCTATCGGAACTCAAATATTTGATTATATGGTATTGGGTAGAAAAGAGGATGTTCCTTTGTTAAAAAAAACATATAACTTTAATAAAGGTATTATAGCCATAGGTGATAATTGGGCACGTAAAATAAATTATGAAAAGTTGACCACTATCGATCCGGATTTTGAATTTATAAGTGCTGTTCACCCTAATGCGATTATTGGCAAAAACGTAAGTATTGGCATGGGTGCGGTTATCCTTGCAGGAGTTATTATTAATAGTGATGCTATTGTTGGTGACTTTTGTATTATTAATACCAAAGCATCACTTGGGCATGATAGTCAAATAAAAAAATACTCAAGCTTAGGACCAAATGCTACAGTTGGTGGTCATGTATCTATTAAAACCTGCACTTATATTGCTATGAGCGCTACTATAATACAAAGCATTAAAATTGGTAAACATTCCATTGTAGGTTCTGGAGCTCTAATTGTTAGAGATGTGCCAGATTTTAATATGGTTTATGGTGTACCCGGAAAATTTATTAGAAAAGTAGCTAAAGCCGAAAAATACTTTTATCATAAAAATAATACTAATACATAA
- a CDS encoding GNAT family N-acetyltransferase translates to MDFKSKCFLIYDVPKFFNVNTTSSNKNLKVKKVKQYPGFLVQLGKHNDFNTYFKSTFSKSSVQKFRRYNRRLEHCFSITYKMYYGDIDKKEYDFVFSYFNTLLTKRFDDKQITNNNLNPKEWDFYYDVVYPLILEKKASLFVIYNDGVPITVRLNYFSEDIIFDAITVFDIDYSKFHIGKISIMKILEWAFENDFKVFDFTKGYFDYKVKWSDLKYDFEYHIYYDSKSIIATLTAHFLNSFFQLKQYLREKDFNTKLHKLLFFIKKNQSNNAVSYNIKPIIKSEEYKYEKTEEIDINKSKNSFLKKIVFDYLYTSSENLKHINLFKCNTAPNTYVLIGGKEPQVITCV, encoded by the coding sequence ATGGATTTTAAATCCAAATGTTTTTTAATCTATGATGTTCCGAAATTTTTTAATGTTAATACAACCAGCAGTAACAAAAACCTAAAAGTAAAGAAAGTAAAACAATACCCTGGTTTTTTAGTCCAATTGGGAAAACATAACGACTTCAACACGTACTTTAAGTCAACTTTCAGCAAAAGTAGTGTCCAAAAATTTAGAAGATACAATCGGCGTTTGGAACATTGTTTTTCAATTACCTATAAAATGTATTATGGTGATATTGACAAAAAGGAATACGATTTCGTTTTTAGCTACTTTAATACATTATTAACCAAAAGATTTGATGATAAGCAAATAACAAACAACAATTTAAACCCAAAGGAATGGGATTTTTATTACGATGTGGTTTATCCCTTAATTTTAGAAAAAAAAGCCTCTCTTTTTGTTATCTATAATGATGGGGTTCCTATTACCGTTCGTTTAAACTATTTTTCTGAAGATATTATTTTTGATGCCATAACCGTTTTTGATATAGATTATAGCAAGTTTCACATTGGAAAAATTTCCATAATGAAAATATTGGAATGGGCTTTTGAAAACGATTTTAAAGTCTTTGATTTTACAAAAGGATATTTCGACTACAAAGTGAAGTGGAGTGATTTAAAGTACGATTTTGAATATCATATTTATTACGACTCAAAATCCATAATTGCTACGTTAACAGCTCATTTTCTTAATTCGTTTTTTCAACTAAAACAATATTTAAGAGAAAAAGATTTCAACACTAAACTGCATAAACTTTTGTTTTTTATTAAAAAAAACCAAAGCAATAATGCTGTTAGCTACAACATAAAACCAATTATTAAGAGTGAGGAATATAAATATGAAAAAACAGAAGAAATTGATATAAACAAATCTAAAAACTCTTTTTTAAAAAAGATAGTTTTCGATTACCTGTATACAAGTTCAGAAAACCTGAAACATATCAATTTATTTAAATGCAACACCGCTCCCAATACGTATGTTTTAATAGGTGGTAAAGAACCTCAAGTAATTACCTGCGTTTAA
- a CDS encoding GNAT family N-acetyltransferase: MIKKILNVGHHSFNFFENRKLPDFYTAILYNDGVKDLIFKEFESAKVLSENKLHRVYNIPPYLDLLLDNTNTYRKITLPEIDKGLLVDISKFTTIEDYTAKQFNSRKRKQMRSALKRVETCFNIEYKFYFGEINKEHYDFLLKTARTFIKRRFEQINKNHFILAQWDLINDNLYSLILEKKASVFVIYDNDKPINICFSYHFNKITKNKFASYDIDYAKFSLGSIDLYKQLEWNINKGFKIFDLAMGASKYKFKWCNSHYDLKHDLIVEKKSVVSNLLGVLMYGYLKIKFHVFRYYYKHPNNKLLFFLNRFIPSPTNDSKSNEVNPIKIESKIIKVLDFKTLNLKKIDIETKTYAFLRKPFYDFLHANPELKNNVLIYKLHNEDNSYIIKGKNKIQKLIIIK; encoded by the coding sequence ATGATAAAAAAAATACTTAATGTTGGACATCACAGCTTTAATTTTTTTGAAAACAGAAAACTACCTGATTTTTATACTGCAATTCTATATAACGATGGTGTTAAAGATTTGATTTTTAAGGAATTTGAAAGCGCTAAAGTGTTAAGTGAGAATAAGTTACATCGCGTTTACAATATTCCTCCTTATCTGGACTTATTGTTAGATAATACCAATACCTATCGTAAAATAACACTTCCAGAAATAGATAAAGGCTTACTGGTGGACATTAGCAAGTTTACTACCATTGAAGATTATACGGCAAAACAATTTAACTCTAGAAAAAGAAAGCAAATGCGGTCTGCTTTAAAACGGGTCGAGACTTGTTTTAATATTGAGTATAAATTTTATTTTGGAGAAATAAACAAAGAGCACTATGATTTTTTATTAAAAACGGCGCGCACCTTTATAAAGCGAAGGTTTGAACAAATAAATAAAAATCATTTTATTCTTGCTCAGTGGGATTTAATTAATGACAATTTGTATTCTTTAATTTTAGAGAAAAAAGCCTCTGTTTTTGTGATTTATGACAATGACAAGCCTATCAATATTTGTTTTAGTTATCATTTTAATAAAATAACAAAGAATAAATTTGCCAGCTACGATATAGATTATGCAAAATTTAGCCTCGGAAGCATTGACTTATACAAACAATTGGAATGGAATATCAACAAAGGTTTTAAAATTTTTGACTTGGCCATGGGTGCATCAAAATACAAATTTAAATGGTGCAATAGTCACTATGATTTAAAGCATGATTTAATTGTAGAAAAAAAATCGGTTGTCAGTAATCTTTTGGGGGTGCTAATGTATGGCTATCTAAAAATAAAATTTCATGTTTTCAGGTATTACTACAAACACCCAAACAATAAGTTGCTCTTTTTTTTAAATAGGTTTATACCAAGCCCAACAAATGATAGTAAAAGCAATGAGGTAAACCCTATAAAAATTGAATCAAAAATTATTAAAGTTTTAGATTTTAAAACGCTTAACCTAAAAAAAATAGATATTGAAACCAAAACTTATGCATTTTTAAGGAAACCATTTTACGATTTTTTACACGCTAACCCGGAGTTGAAAAACAACGTATTGATTTATAAATTGCATAATGAAGACAATAGCTATATTATAAAGGGAAAGAATAAGATTCAAAAGCTTATAATTATTAAATAG
- a CDS encoding GNAT family N-acetyltransferase — MALKNICKSNFYSDIFEENAIPSIYEKIKLKDNEYAFCSPGTKTLPASRLYAFELVPNYFELEVKDGYNCKEIFQKYGYAVNLMGYNSVDNYLKSEFKTSIRKNFNRTKNKLENCYNINYAFFYGAISNEEYYALMHALHEMLKKRFKERNDRNPVLENWEHYVQNTLQLINSKKASLLVIFSDNEPVAITLNYHQGKVIYSAIASYNIDFYKYSLGNLMIYKLIEWAILNHYVLIDLGYGNFSHKQIWNNKRYSFNNHVIHSENVWFGKLYAVFIHYKYQLINYLLSKKVNVYYKNFKQFFKGIPKEEPLDTFKFETIKINHLSNEDVKSLNLINFKKEDYLFMRKPINDFIYSNNNHIDNMSIFKAKIQDNIFYIKGEKCSIKLTYTKN; from the coding sequence ATGGCGTTGAAAAACATTTGTAAATCAAATTTTTACTCAGATATTTTTGAAGAAAATGCTATTCCATCTATCTATGAAAAAATCAAACTAAAAGATAATGAGTATGCATTTTGTAGCCCCGGTACTAAAACACTACCAGCCTCAAGACTATATGCTTTTGAGTTGGTTCCTAACTATTTTGAGCTAGAAGTTAAAGATGGATATAATTGCAAAGAAATATTTCAAAAATATGGTTATGCTGTAAATTTAATGGGATATAATTCGGTGGATAACTACCTTAAATCGGAATTTAAAACGAGTATTAGAAAAAACTTTAATCGTACAAAAAACAAACTTGAAAATTGTTACAATATTAACTATGCATTTTTTTATGGCGCTATAAGCAACGAAGAATATTATGCGCTAATGCACGCTTTACACGAAATGCTAAAAAAAAGGTTTAAAGAGCGTAACGACAGAAACCCTGTACTGGAAAATTGGGAACATTATGTACAAAACACACTTCAACTTATAAATAGCAAAAAGGCATCTTTACTTGTAATTTTTAGTGATAATGAACCCGTTGCAATAACCTTAAATTATCATCAGGGAAAAGTAATATATAGTGCGATTGCTTCATATAATATAGATTTTTACAAATACAGCCTTGGCAATCTTATGATTTACAAGCTTATAGAGTGGGCTATTTTAAATCATTACGTACTTATTGATTTGGGCTACGGAAATTTTAGTCATAAACAAATCTGGAACAATAAAAGATATAGTTTCAACAACCATGTAATACATTCAGAAAATGTATGGTTTGGAAAATTATATGCTGTCTTTATTCATTATAAATACCAATTAATAAATTATTTGCTTTCTAAAAAAGTAAATGTTTATTACAAAAATTTCAAACAGTTTTTTAAAGGGATTCCAAAGGAAGAACCATTGGATACTTTTAAATTTGAAACTATCAAAATCAACCACTTGTCAAATGAAGATGTTAAAAGTCTCAACCTCATAAACTTTAAAAAAGAAGATTATTTGTTTATGAGAAAACCCATTAACGATTTTATTTACTCCAATAACAATCACATAGATAATATGTCTATTTTTAAGGCGAAAATCCAGGATAATATTTTTTATATAAAAGGTGAAAAGTGTTCAATAAAATTAACCTACACCAAAAATTAA
- a CDS encoding GNAT family N-acetyltransferase, with translation MTQLRKEQFIYDFLQNGKAIVPGCYKYIYVNNKSFLNKKAFKPNQLSDVIYVSLFPTFLDFKIVNEPAYHSKKIIHHGISGAGILLDENYTVESYLDKHTNNKFRKNLRKYFTGLKDSCNVRYVCYYGRISKERCDFLLDALREMIEKRFKTKNVKHVFMAEWDNNVKDLHELINHKKSSLIVVYDEDKPISISLNRHINNSIFFGELHAYNANYSKYGLGHINNHLRLNWCIDNKFDFIDLGIGVFDNKKIWCNVFYNVEYHLFYKKKSLKTKAIALLEIYKINFKNFIKSKTIGCSIKKIKSFFNQ, from the coding sequence ATGACACAATTAAGAAAAGAACAATTTATATATGATTTTCTTCAAAATGGTAAAGCAATAGTACCAGGCTGTTATAAGTATATTTATGTAAATAATAAATCGTTTCTGAATAAAAAAGCATTTAAACCAAACCAATTAAGCGATGTTATTTATGTAAGCCTATTCCCTACTTTTTTAGATTTTAAAATTGTAAATGAACCCGCGTACCACTCAAAAAAAATAATACATCATGGTATTTCGGGTGCTGGTATATTACTGGATGAAAATTACACCGTAGAATCATATTTGGACAAGCATACCAATAATAAGTTTAGAAAAAATTTACGAAAATATTTTACTGGACTTAAAGATTCTTGTAATGTAAGGTACGTTTGTTACTATGGAAGGATATCTAAGGAGAGGTGTGATTTTTTACTTGATGCCCTCCGCGAAATGATAGAAAAGAGATTTAAAACCAAGAATGTTAAGCATGTTTTTATGGCGGAATGGGATAATAATGTTAAAGATTTGCACGAATTAATAAATCATAAAAAATCATCATTAATTGTAGTTTATGACGAAGATAAGCCTATAAGCATATCATTAAATAGGCACATAAACAACAGTATTTTTTTTGGTGAATTACACGCTTATAACGCAAACTACAGTAAGTATGGACTTGGACACATAAATAACCACTTACGCTTAAACTGGTGCATCGACAATAAGTTTGATTTTATAGATTTGGGTATTGGTGTTTTTGATAATAAAAAAATATGGTGCAATGTGTTTTATAACGTAGAATACCATTTGTTTTATAAAAAAAAATCGCTTAAAACAAAAGCCATTGCTCTATTGGAAATCTATAAAATTAATTTTAAAAATTTTATAAAGTCAAAAACTATTGGTTGTTCGATTAAAAAAATTAAAAGCTTCTTTAATCAATAA
- a CDS encoding GNAT family N-acetyltransferase: MALLNKVDFYNTFFQKDKISTVFSRLFYKHNNALFYSLEKTEKKNDEATVNFISLFPQYLYPEIKQAQNVRVKKIQQKKLDGFAILINGFKDVDTYLANTLKSSTRGPIKKKIKRLELCFNIHYKMFYGDISEAEYNVIMPQLKSMIERRFTERNNTNEALGKWDSYLRTTLSQIKKKEASLFVLYSADEIIGVSLNYHINKVFIGHIIAYNIDYSKFGLGNTIVYKLLEWSINNNYSIFDMGNGALDYKRIWSNLTYNYNYYIVYNTSSFLAFIFGNLQVFKVQLKNTLKVLNVIYIYRKIKAHIFNKNKKDTSLQTSVKYEKINIEAFKKLRLTKIEYQNIEDNLVKKAIIDFTFAHQNHINDIEVYKLDSTSFIISGKKSIQKIIID, from the coding sequence ATGGCGCTTTTAAACAAAGTAGATTTTTATAACACCTTTTTTCAAAAAGATAAAATTTCAACTGTATTCTCTAGACTATTTTATAAACACAATAATGCATTGTTTTACAGTTTAGAAAAGACAGAGAAAAAAAATGATGAGGCCACAGTAAATTTCATTAGTTTATTTCCGCAGTACCTTTACCCTGAAATAAAACAAGCCCAAAACGTTAGAGTAAAAAAGATTCAACAAAAAAAACTTGATGGATTTGCTATTCTGATAAATGGCTTTAAAGATGTCGACACATATTTGGCAAACACCCTTAAATCTAGTACTCGTGGCCCTATTAAAAAGAAAATTAAGCGTTTAGAATTGTGTTTTAATATACACTACAAGATGTTTTATGGTGACATTTCTGAAGCCGAATACAATGTTATAATGCCTCAATTAAAGAGCATGATTGAGCGCAGGTTTACCGAACGAAATAACACTAACGAAGCTTTGGGCAAATGGGATTCGTATCTCAGAACAACACTATCACAAATCAAAAAAAAGGAAGCTTCATTGTTTGTACTTTATTCGGCCGATGAGATTATTGGCGTATCTCTTAATTACCACATTAACAAGGTTTTTATCGGTCATATTATTGCTTATAATATCGATTATTCAAAATTTGGCTTAGGTAACACCATCGTTTATAAATTATTAGAATGGAGCATTAATAACAATTACTCTATTTTTGATATGGGAAATGGGGCCTTAGACTATAAACGGATTTGGAGTAATTTGACTTATAATTACAATTATTATATAGTTTATAACACATCGTCATTTTTAGCCTTTATTTTTGGTAATCTGCAAGTTTTTAAAGTGCAGTTAAAAAACACTTTAAAAGTATTGAATGTGATTTATATTTACAGAAAAATTAAAGCACATATTTTCAATAAAAACAAGAAAGATACAAGCCTTCAAACATCAGTTAAATATGAAAAAATTAATATCGAAGCCTTTAAGAAATTAAGATTAACTAAAATTGAATATCAAAATATAGAAGATAACCTCGTAAAAAAAGCAATAATAGATTTTACATTTGCGCATCAAAATCATATTAATGATATTGAGGTTTATAAATTAGATAGCACCAGTTTTATTATAAGTGGGAAAAAAAGCATACAAAAAATTATAATCGATTAA
- a CDS encoding GNAT family N-acetyltransferase, whose product MGLFTTHDFYNTLSKKHFVFDIYEKLFLAHNNYEIYNANPTNNANALKKVYTFDLFPSYLKPIYRNPELNKLKIIPQKKIIGYAIQINENKGFSDFFKNEFSKSFRSNTRRFVNRFEACFNVSYKMFYGNIDKTEYNTLMSALHTMLTKRFNQREESNKMLENWEFYQATAFKNINSNKASLFVIYHDNIPVQISLNYHFNNILFIAIPSYNIDYAKFSLGNISIYKLLEWAVTENYDLMDLEYGYLEYKRRWSNYIYSFAHHVVYPKNDVKSNVVATISILKLKLKNFFKSIHVDELIKNLKCYFYKHKGTFKDITYTTEPIQFDNANNLESLNINSPKVVGIKKAMFDFLFINKEHVNNLKIYEIVPFKEYVFSGKSVSQKVVVL is encoded by the coding sequence ATGGGTTTATTCACTACACATGATTTTTACAATACACTATCAAAAAAACACTTCGTGTTTGATATCTATGAAAAATTATTTCTTGCTCATAATAATTACGAGATTTATAATGCTAATCCTACAAATAATGCTAACGCATTAAAAAAAGTATACACTTTTGATTTGTTTCCATCCTACTTAAAACCCATATATAGAAATCCTGAGCTTAATAAACTAAAAATAATACCCCAAAAAAAAATTATTGGATACGCTATACAAATCAATGAAAATAAAGGGTTCAGTGATTTTTTTAAAAATGAATTTAGTAAAAGCTTTAGAAGCAATACAAGACGATTTGTAAATAGGTTTGAAGCATGTTTTAATGTAAGCTACAAAATGTTTTATGGCAACATTGATAAAACAGAATATAACACATTAATGAGTGCGTTGCACACCATGCTCACCAAAAGGTTTAACCAGCGTGAAGAATCCAACAAAATGCTTGAAAATTGGGAGTTTTATCAAGCAACAGCATTTAAAAACATCAACTCTAATAAAGCTTCTTTATTTGTTATATACCACGATAATATTCCTGTGCAAATATCGCTTAACTATCATTTTAACAATATCCTTTTTATAGCCATTCCGTCATACAATATTGATTATGCAAAGTTTTCATTGGGCAATATTTCCATTTATAAATTGTTGGAATGGGCGGTGACCGAAAACTACGATCTTATGGATTTAGAATATGGTTATTTGGAGTATAAACGAAGATGGAGCAATTATATTTATTCGTTTGCACACCATGTTGTTTACCCGAAAAACGATGTAAAATCTAACGTTGTTGCCACTATTTCAATTTTAAAACTCAAGCTTAAAAACTTCTTTAAATCAATACATGTTGATGAGCTTATTAAAAATTTAAAATGCTATTTTTATAAGCACAAAGGCACCTTTAAGGATATCACCTACACTACTGAGCCCATTCAATTTGATAACGCAAACAATCTAGAATCTTTAAATATAAACAGCCCGAAAGTTGTGGGTATTAAAAAGGCTATGTTCGATTTCCTTTTTATAAACAAAGAACATGTTAACAATTTAAAAATTTATGAAATAGTACCCTTTAAAGAGTATGTATTTAGCGGTAAATCCGTATCTCAAAAAGTCGTTGTTTTATAA
- a CDS encoding cupin-like domain-containing protein, whose product MNILNEILSQSMPIEECTSFDSSTFKKKYYNKKPVVFKGLAKDWGATKNWDLEFLLNLKEDKDILLLSGNFIQDDNRYTKASFKDYIKKLKTADANKESFKDYLTTLNIFNYYPHLKNAIDFSFFETYNKINDVTAWIGPSNTVSGFHNDTGKNMYAQIKGKKMFILSSTKFNKKMYPSDKYINGAVASQVDINNFDEIKFPKFKDVKFSSITLEPGDVLHVPSKWWHYVQSLDTSISISNFGYSKREMFIIKAIDYLHRRGYYKPKNCFCCNNDK is encoded by the coding sequence ATGAATATTTTAAACGAAATTTTATCTCAAAGCATGCCCATTGAAGAGTGCACATCATTTGATTCTTCAACCTTTAAAAAAAAATATTACAATAAAAAACCAGTTGTTTTTAAAGGGCTTGCTAAAGATTGGGGAGCAACCAAAAATTGGGATTTAGAATTTTTGTTAAATTTAAAAGAAGACAAGGATATTCTTTTACTTTCTGGAAATTTTATACAAGATGATAACCGATACACAAAGGCATCATTTAAAGATTACATTAAAAAATTAAAAACGGCTGATGCTAATAAAGAATCTTTCAAAGACTACTTAACCACGCTAAACATTTTTAATTATTACCCACATTTAAAAAATGCCATTGATTTTTCTTTTTTTGAAACCTATAATAAAATAAATGATGTCACAGCTTGGATTGGCCCCTCAAATACAGTGTCGGGATTTCATAATGATACAGGTAAAAACATGTACGCCCAAATAAAGGGAAAAAAAATGTTTATACTTAGTTCTACTAAATTTAATAAGAAAATGTACCCGAGCGATAAATACATCAATGGTGCTGTAGCTAGTCAAGTCGACATAAATAATTTTGATGAGATTAAATTTCCTAAATTTAAAGATGTGAAATTTTCAAGTATTACATTAGAGCCTGGAGATGTACTTCATGTACCATCAAAATGGTGGCATTATGTTCAGTCGTTAGACACGTCTATTAGCATAAGCAACTTTGGATACTCAAAACGGGAAATGTTTATTATTAAAGCAATTGATTATTTGCACAGACGCGGATATTATAAACCTAAAAATTGTTTTTGCTGTAATAATGACAAGTAA
- a CDS encoding HTTM domain-containing protein — protein sequence MKIAIKLIGFLRSILAQPLSILRFLLSIVMGKYVLERLNAIFQLENNLQYALSKTWFTSLLPDVFLVLDTNLYTTVKFLIIISAFGAALGILGRLNLLILALSCFYVFGVGEGIGVFDHHASLPSQVIFALALVPGSMTLSIDYLLLQFYYKRKMKILDLASNPKWGLNLILALVAITYFSAGVSKLRYGHGVSWLDGSTLGFYLKERTKNYDANESQLIIGDSKIKENEKWKDEFGFIAHTYGNFQTKKKLNDIAEYIARNKFLVVGLSIGSVLFELLAFIVFINTKYRNIYLISAIIFHLSIGSLMGISFRQYRLICFFLIDWDFYLRFVLKKLKLQHLLNESSKIKIESR from the coding sequence ATGAAAATAGCAATTAAACTAATAGGTTTTTTAAGGTCTATATTAGCACAACCTTTAAGTATTTTAAGGTTTTTACTATCAATAGTAATGGGTAAATATGTGTTGGAACGTCTTAATGCTATTTTTCAATTAGAAAACAATCTACAGTATGCTCTATCAAAAACTTGGTTTACCAGCCTTTTACCCGATGTGTTTTTAGTACTTGATACAAACCTTTATACAACGGTTAAATTTTTGATTATAATTTCAGCCTTTGGTGCGGCGTTAGGTATTCTGGGTAGGTTAAATTTACTTATTCTTGCCCTTTCATGTTTTTACGTTTTTGGAGTTGGCGAGGGCATTGGTGTTTTCGATCACCACGCCTCATTACCCAGTCAGGTTATTTTTGCCCTAGCACTTGTACCGGGATCTATGACATTGTCTATTGATTATCTCTTATTGCAATTTTATTATAAACGCAAAATGAAGATTTTAGACTTAGCAAGCAATCCAAAGTGGGGCTTGAATTTAATTTTGGCTTTGGTAGCTATTACTTACTTTTCCGCCGGCGTTTCAAAGCTCAGGTATGGCCATGGTGTCTCATGGTTGGATGGCTCAACTTTAGGGTTTTATTTAAAGGAAAGAACTAAAAATTATGATGCTAACGAATCTCAATTAATTATTGGTGATAGTAAAATTAAAGAAAATGAAAAATGGAAGGATGAATTTGGTTTTATAGCTCATACTTATGGCAACTTTCAAACAAAAAAGAAACTAAATGATATTGCCGAATATATAGCGCGCAATAAATTTCTGGTTGTCGGCCTATCCATTGGCTCAGTATTGTTTGAATTACTTGCATTTATAGTGTTTATAAACACAAAATATAGAAATATATACCTTATATCTGCCATTATTTTCCATCTGTCAATTGGCTCTTTAATGGGTATTTCATTTCGGCAATATAGATTAATTTGTTTCTTCTTAATTGATTGGGATTTCTACTTAAGATTTGTTTTAAAAAAACTTAAATTACAACATCTTTTAAACGAAAGCAGCAAAATCAAAATTGAAAGTAGATAA
- a CDS encoding MBOAT family O-acyltransferase gives MLFASYLFYGWWDWRFLSLILLSTIVDYFVGLKIHNNEKKSIRKAWLWVTVIFNVGLLGFFKYFNFFVDSWVDMFAMFGYNMQSTWTLRVILPIGISFYTFQTMSYSFDIYYEKLKPTRDFLSFAAFVSFFPQLVAGPIERASNLLSQITHKRTFSYHQSVSGLKLILWGLFKKVVIADSLGPMVDDIFANYHDYPASTLILGVTLFSFQVYGDFSGYSDIAIGTAKLFGIELMSNFKFPNFSRNVAEYWQRWHVSLSTWFRHYVYIPLGGSRVSKLKSVRNIIIIFLVSGFWHGANWTFIFWGAFHALAFIPVFLLGRNTIYKNSVVGENSFFPSLKEIGQVILTFGIVTFSRIFFRSESITDAFAFIRRIFSDFSYEAYHHPMGYRMIDYYILIAVFLVYEYRMRKDERSPFKFKSKVVRFVAYAIVILLMMLFYDDGVDRSFIYFQF, from the coding sequence TTGCTTTTTGCCAGCTATTTATTTTATGGCTGGTGGGATTGGAGATTTCTTTCATTAATATTACTCAGTACAATAGTGGATTATTTTGTTGGGTTAAAAATTCATAACAATGAAAAAAAATCTATTCGAAAAGCATGGTTATGGGTAACGGTTATTTTCAATGTTGGGCTTTTAGGCTTTTTTAAATACTTCAATTTTTTTGTAGATTCATGGGTTGATATGTTCGCAATGTTTGGGTATAACATGCAAAGTACTTGGACATTACGTGTCATCTTACCCATAGGGATATCATTTTACACCTTCCAAACCATGTCGTATTCGTTCGACATTTATTATGAAAAACTAAAGCCTACAAGAGATTTTTTGTCATTTGCTGCCTTTGTTAGTTTTTTTCCACAATTAGTGGCAGGACCCATCGAGCGCGCCTCAAACTTATTATCGCAAATTACCCATAAAAGAACTTTTAGTTACCACCAATCTGTTAGTGGTCTCAAATTGATATTGTGGGGGCTGTTTAAAAAAGTTGTAATAGCAGATTCACTTGGGCCAATGGTTGACGATATTTTTGCCAATTACCATGATTATCCGGCATCAACGCTTATTTTGGGTGTTACACTTTTTAGTTTTCAAGTTTATGGCGATTTTAGTGGTTATTCTGATATTGCAATAGGTACCGCTAAACTTTTTGGAATAGAATTGATGTCTAATTTTAAATTCCCTAATTTCTCAAGAAATGTTGCAGAATATTGGCAGCGGTGGCACGTTTCACTCTCTACGTGGTTTAGGCATTATGTTTATATACCTTTAGGCGGATCGCGTGTTAGTAAGCTTAAATCGGTTAGAAATATCATAATTATTTTTCTGGTTAGTGGCTTTTGGCATGGTGCAAATTGGACCTTTATTTTTTGGGGTGCATTTCACGCATTGGCATTTATTCCTGTTTTCTTGTTGGGCAGAAATACCATTTATAAAAACAGTGTAGTTGGAGAAAACTCCTTTTTTCCTTCGCTGAAAGAAATTGGTCAAGTAATTTTAACCTTTGGAATTGTAACGTTCTCAAGAATATTTTTTAGATCAGAATCTATCACCGATGCTTTTGCCTTTATAAGAAGAATATTCTCTGATTTTAGTTATGAAGCGTACCATCACCCCATGGGTTACAGAATGATAGACTACTATATTTTAATAGCGGTTTTTTTAGTATATGAATATAGGATGAGAAAAGATGAGCGTTCACCCTTTAAATTCAAATCTAAAGTGGTTAGGTTTGTTGCCTACGCTATAGTGATTTTATTGATGATGTTATTTTATGATGATGGCGTAGATAGGTCATTTATCTACTTTCAATTTTGA